The Syngnathus typhle isolate RoL2023-S1 ecotype Sweden linkage group LG16, RoL_Styp_1.0, whole genome shotgun sequence genome includes a region encoding these proteins:
- the dicer1 gene encoding endoribonuclease Dicer isoform X3, which produces MAGLKLVTPATSPMGPFFGLPWQQEAIHDNIYTPRKYQVELLEAALERNTIVCLNSGSGKTFIAVLLTKELSHQIRGEYLGNAKRTVFLVNSALSVAQQAAAIRTHSDLQVGEYIDVEEALAWTYRQWSQKIVRKQVLVMTCHIFLHMLRNQILPLSKINLVVFDDCHLAITEHPYCEIMKLFDGSSCNPRILGLTASILNGKCDPSDLERKIQSLERVLKSNAETATDLVVLDRYASQPREVVLDCGPYLDKSGLSSRLQVELDGALDFLNDCYVSVPREDRGPTVISRQVLSECKAVLQVLGPWCADKAAGIMVRELQKYIKHEQGELHRKFLLFTDTVLRKVHALCEEHFSPASLDLKFVTPKVLRLLEVLHEYKPFERQQFESVEWYNNRNQDNYVSWSDSEEEDEDEEAETKERPEANFPSPFTNILCGIIFVERRYTAVVLNRLIKEAGKQDPELAYISNNFITGHSIGRNQPRNKQMEVEFRKQEEVLRKFRAHETNLLIATSIVEEGVDIPKCNLVVRFDLPTEYRSYVQSKGRARAPVSNYVMLADSDKTTCFENDLGTYKAIEKILRNKCSKSVEVGEFEGDQQVLDDDNILPPYVLQSEDGGPRVTVNTAIGHINRYCARLPSDPFTHLAPKCKTVATPDGRFQSTLHLPINSPLRVPVKGPKMNCSRLAEKAVALLCCEKLHQIGELDDHLMPVGKETVKYEEELDLHDEEETCVPGRPGSTKRRQCYLKAIPECLQDSFAIHQHTYYLYVIGMVLTTPLPDELNFRRRKLYPPEDSTRCFGILTAQPIPRIPHFPVYTRSGEVTISIELQKCGFKLTAAELELIIRLHQYIFSHILRLEKPALEFKPTLADSAYCVLPLNVVGDSNTLDMDFKFMEDIEKSEARTGIPTTHYTKQQPFNFKLEDYQDAVIIPRYRNFDQPHRFYVADVYTDLTPLSKFPSPEYETFAEYYKTKYNLDLSNMNQPLLDVDHTSSRLNLLTPRHLNQKGKALPLSSAEKRKAKWESLQNKQILVPELCAIHPIPASLWRKAVCLPSILYRLHCLLTAEELRSQTATEAGVGSPTLPPDFRYPNLDFGWKKSIDSKIFISLTECNDIQCKQQPSADSMSGGGRPHRSQAAVACGKKRSTAYNGGESLPEGEQSLRNNCQCPRCSFVELLSPKTMQIPPTSVPAEPSRSCEPPGTCPAQRSEECALGSKSRSDATSADSECPNVHKAPSLNPSKVAGGAIKRLGPNPGLILQALTLSNASDGFNLERLEMLGDSFLKHAITTYLFCTYPDAHEGRLSYMRSKKVSNCNLYRLGKKKGLPSRMVVSIFDPPVNWLPPGYVVNQDKTVADKLDSDEAEEMIVSNGCSANEDVNEDNNEGELLLKDEPKDEVNMEDDLEYYKEHIKFIDNMLLGSGAFDGV; this is translated from the exons ATGGCAGGCCTGAAGCTCGTCACGCCGGCCACATCTCCCATGGGgcctttttttggacttccgtggCAGCAGGAGGCTATCCACGATAATATTTATACACCTAGAAAATATCAG GTGGAACTTCTCGAAGCAGCTCTTGAACGTAACACAATCGTCTGCTTAAATAGCGGCTCAGGGAAGACCTTTATTGCAGTTCTCCTAACGAAAGAGCTCTCCCACCAAATTCGGGGAGAGTACCTAGGAAATGCGAAGAGGACTGTATTTCTTGTTAACTCAG CCTTGTCTGTTGCTCAGCAAGCAGCTGCCATCAGAACTCACTCTGACCTCCAAGTGGGAGAGTACATCGACGTGGAGGAGGCTTTGGCGTGGACCTACCGTCAGTGGAGCCAAAAGATAGTCAGGAAACAG GTTCTGGTAATGACTTGCCATATCTTCCTGCATATGCTGAGGAATCAAATCTTACCCTTGTCCAAAATCAACTTGGTGGTTTTTGATGATTGTCATCTTGCCATCACAGAGCACCCCTACTGTGAGATCATGAAG CTATTTGATGGAAGCTCGTGCAATCCTCGCATTCTGGGTCTCACAGCCTCCATTCTGAACGGCAAATGCGACCCGTCGGACCTTGAGCGGAAAATACAGAGTTTGGAGCGCGTCCTGAAGAGCAACGCTGAAACTGCCACTGACCTTGTAGTTCTAGACAG ATATGCCTCTCAGCCAAGAGAAGTTGTGCTGGATTGTGGCCCCTATCTGGACAAGAGTGGGCTATCCTCTCGTCTCCAGGTGGAGTTGGATGGAGCTCTGGACTTCTTAAACGATTGTTACGTCTCTGTTCCGAGAGAGGACAGAGGTCCGACAGTCATCTCCCGACAG GTACTAAGTGAATGCAAGGCTGTGCTCCAGGTGCTGGGACCCTGGTGTGCAGACAAAGCAGCAGGCATCATGGTGCGGGAGCTTCAGAAGTACATCAAACACGAACAGGGGGAGCTTCACCGCAAGTTTCTGCTCTTCACCGACACCGTTCTCAGAAAAGTCCACGCTCTTTGTGAAGAACATTTCTCTCCTGCCTCCTTGGACCTCAAGTTTGTCACACCAAAGGTTCTCCGTCTGCTAGAGGTCCTGCACGAATACAAGCCTTTTGAGCGCCAGCAGTTTGAGAGCGTCGAGTGGTACAACAACCGCAATCAGGACAATTATGTGTCTTGGAGTGATTcggaggaagaagatgaggatgaagaaGCGGAGACCAAAGAACGGCCCGAAGCCAACTTTCCTTCGCCGTTCACCAACATTCTATGTGGTATTATATTTGTGGAGAGGCGTTACACGGCGGTCGTCCTAAATCG TCTTATCAAAGAAGCGGGAAAGCAGGACCCAGAGTTGGCTTACATCAGCAACAACTTTATTACCGGCCATAGCATTGGCAGGAATCAGCCGCGGAACAAGCAAATGGAGGTGGAATTCAGAAAGCAAGAGGAG GTTCTGCGCAAATTTCGAGCTCACGAAACCAACCTGCTGATTGCCACCAGCATTGTGGAGGAAGGTGTGGACATTCCAAAGTGTAACTTGGTGGTGCGCTTTGACTTGCCGACTGAATACAGGTCCTATGTTCAGTCCAAAGGCAGAGCTCGAGCTCCCGTCTCCAACTATGTTATGCTGGCCGATAGCGACAAGACCACGTGCTTTGAAAATGATCTGGGTACCTACAAGGCCATAGAAAAG ATCTTGAGGAACAAGTGCTCCAAGTCTGTGGAGGTTGGCGAGTTTGAAGGAGATCAGCAAGTGTTGGACGATGACAACATCCTTCCTCCGTACGTGCTTCAATCTGAGGACGGCGGTCCTCGGGTCACCGTTAACACGGCCATCGGTCACATTAATAG GTATTGCGCTCGGCTGCCGAGTGACCCCTTTACCCACTTGGCTCCCAAGTGTAAAACGGTGGCGACGCCAGATGGGAGATTCCAGTCGACGCTTCATTTACCCATCAACTCCCCGCTCCGAGTGCCAGTTAAG GGTCCAAAAATGAATTGTTCCAGATTGGCAGAGAAAGCAGTTGCCCTACTTTGTTGTGAGAAACTGCATCAAATAG GCGAACTGGATGATCATTTGATGCCAGTTGGGAAGGAGACGGTAAAGTACGAGGAAGAGCTAGACCTTCACGATGAAGAAGAAACCTGCGTTCCCGGACGGCCTGGCTCGACAAAGAGGCGACAGTGCTACCTGAAAGCT ATTCCAGAGTGTCTGCAGGACAGTTTTGCCATCCACCAGCATACTTACTACTTGTACGTCATCGGAATGGTTCTCACCACACCGCTCCCGGATGAGCTCAACTTCCGGCGAAGGAAGCTTTACCCACCGGAGGACAGCACTCGCTGTTTCGGCATCCTGACGGCTCAACCCATACCGCGA ATCCCCCATTTTCCTGTCTACACGCGCTCGGGCGAGGTGACCATCTCCATCGAGCTTCAGAAGTGTGGCTTCAAGCTCACTGCCGCTGAGCTGGAGCTCATCATTCGCCTGCACCAGTACATCTTCTCCCATATCCTTCGCTTAGAGAAACCTGCACTGGAGTTCAAGCCTACACTTGCTGACTCTGCTTACTGTGTTCTACCGCTCAATGTTG TTGGAGATTCCAACACACTGGATATGGACTTCAAGTTCATGGAGGATATTGAAAAGTCTGAGGCCCGAACTGGCATTCCGACTACTCATTACACGAAACAACAGCCATTCAACTTCAAATTGGAGGATTACCAGGATGCCGTCATCATTCCAAG GTACCGTAATTTCGACCAGCCTCATCGCTTTTATGTCGCTGACGTGTACACAGACCTCACACCTCTCAGCAAGTTTCCTTCACCAGAATATGAGACATTTGCTGAGTACTACAAAACCAAGTACAATCTGGATTTATCCAACATGAACCAGCCACTCTTGGATGTTGACCATACCTCATCCAG ACTCAATCTCTTAACACCTCGTCACCTGAACCAAAAAGGCAAAGCGCTGCCGCTAAGCAGTGCAGAGAAAAGGAAAGCAAAATGGGAAAGTCTCCAGAACAAACAG ATCCTGGTTCCGGAGCTTTGTGCCATCCACCCCATCCCAGCGTCCCTCTGGAGGAAGGCAGTGTGTTTGCCCAGTATCCTCTACCGTCTCCACTGCCTCTTGACGGCAGAGGAACTCCGATCCCAGACGGCCACCGAAGCCGGAGTCGGATCACCCACGCTTCCGCCTGATTTCAG GTATCCAAACCTGGACTTTGGGTGGAAGAAATCAATTGACAGCAAAATCTTCATCTCCTTAACGGAGTGCAACGACATTCAGTGTAAGCAGCAGCCGTCAGCCGATTCAATGTCGGGTGGCGGTCGTCCTCACCGTTCCCAAGCCGCGGTCGCTTGCGGCAAGAAGCGCTCGACTGCGTACAATGGCGGCGAGAGTCTCCCGGAAGGAGAGCAGAGTCTCCGGAATAATTGCCAATGCCCCCGCTGTAGTTTTGTCGAACTGCTCAGCCCTAAAACGATGCAAATCCCTCCTACCTCAGTTCCCGCGGAGCCCTCTCGCAGTTGCGAGCCTCCCGGCACATGTCCCGCACAGCGTAGCGAAGAATGCGCACTCGGAAGCAAGTCGAGAAGTGACGCTACCTCAGCCGACAGCGAGTGTCCCAATGTTCACAAAGCACCTTCCCTCAATCCCAGCAAAGTAGCAGGAGGTGCTATCAAAAGGCTGGGGCCCAACCCAGGCCTTATCCTCCAGGCCCTGACCCTTTCCAATGCCAGTGACGGTTTCAACCTGGAGCGTCTGGAAATGCTGGGCGATTCCTTCCTCAAACACGCCATCACCACCTATCTCTTTTGCACCTATCCCGATGCCCACGAGGGCCGGCTCAGCTACATGCGCAGCAAGAAG GTGAGCAACTGTAACCTCTACCGCTTAGGGAAGAAGAAAGGACTCCCCAGCAGGATGGTGGTCTCCATTTTTGATCCCCCAGTCAACTGGCTGCCTCCTGGCTATGTGGTCAACCAAGACAAGACTGTCGCAGACAAATTGGACtcagatgag GCCGAGGAAATGATTGTGTCGAACGGGTGCTCTGCTAATGAAGATGTGAATGAAGACAATAATGAGGGAGAGCTGCTTTTGAAGGATGAACCAAAAGATGAGGTCAACATGGAGGATGACCTGGAGTACTACAAGGAACACATCAAATTCATCGACAATATGCTGTTAGGCTCTGGCGCCTTTG ACGGCGTATGA